Genomic window (Fundidesulfovibrio magnetotacticus):
AAAGGCCGCCCCCGTCGCCGGGAGCGGCCTTTCGCCTATCCAGTCCGGGAGGCCTTTCAGCCTCCGAAGTTCAGTCCGTCCTCCGAGGCGTCCACGGAGACGCTCTGCCCGTCCGACACCTCGCCGCCGATGATCCGCTTGGCCAGGGGCGTCTCGATGTGCGCCTGGATGTAGCGGCGCAGCGGGCGCGCTCCGTAGACCGGATCATAGGCCGCGTCGGCGATGTAATCCTTGGCCCGGTCCGAGAGCTCGAGGCTGATCTTGCGCTCGGCCAGCCGCGCGCGCAGGCCGCCCATCATCAGCTCCACGATCTGCCCGATCTGCTCCTTGAGCAGCGGCTTGAAGAGCACCACCTCGTCCACGCGGTTCAAAAACTCTGGGCGGAAGTGGCCGCGCAGGGTCTCCAGCACGCGTTCCTCGGTTCCCGGCCGGAACTGGCCGTCGCCCTGGATGCCGTCCAGCATGTGTTGGGAGCCCAGGTTGGAGGTCATGATCACGATGGTGTTCTTGAAATCAACCGTCTTGCCCTGGCTGTCCGTGAGCCTGCCGTCGTCCAGGATCTGAAGCAGCGTGTTGAACACGTCCGGGTGGGCCTTCTCGATCTCGTCGAAGAGCACCACCGAGTAGGGCTTGCGGCGCACGGCCTCGGTGAGCTGGCCGCCCTCGTCGTAGCCCACGTAGCCCGGGGGCGCGCCGATGAGCCGCGACACGGCGTGCTTCTCCATGTATTCGCTCATGTCCAGGCGCACGATGTTGTCCTCGGTGTCGAAGAGCGACTGGGCCAGGGTCTTGCACAGCTCGGTCTTGCCCACGCCCGTGGGGCCCAGGAAGATGAACGAGCCGATGGGACGCCTGGGGTCCTTGAGCCCCGCCCGCGCGCGCAGCACCGCGTCGGCCACGGCCTCCACGGCCTGGTCCTGGCCCACCACGCGCCGGTGCAGCTCCTCGGGCAGGCGCAGGAGCTTCTCGCGCTCGGTCTCCAGGAGCTTGGACACCGGGATGCCCGTCCAGCGCGCGATCACCTGGGCCACGTCGTCTGGGCCCACTTCCTCGCGCAGCAGCCGCTGCCCGCCCGAGGCCGTCTCGATCTCGGCCTCGCGCCGGGCCAGGTCGTTCTCCAGCTGGTTCAGCGTGCCGTATTTGAGCTGGGCGGCCTTGTTCATGTCGTATTCGCGCTCGGCCTTTTCCATTTCCAGCTTGGTGCGCTCGATCTCTTCCTTGATGTGGCGCAGCCCCTCGATGGCCTGCTTCTCGCGGTCCCACTGGGTGAGCAGCACCGTCTGCTCTTCCTTCAGGCCCGCCAGCTCCTCGCGCAGCTTCTCCAGGCGCTCCTTGGAGGCCTTGTCGGTCTCGCGGGTGAGCGCCGCCTGCTCGATCTCCAGCTGCATGATGCGCCGGTTGATGGCGTCCAGTTCAGAAGGCAGGGAGTCGATCTCCGTGCGGATCATGGCCGCGGCCTCGTCGATGAGGTCGATGGCCTTGTCGGGCAGCTGGCGGTCCGGCAGGTAGCGGGTGGAGAGCACGGCGGCCTCCACCAGGGCCGCATCCGCGATGCGCACGCCGTGGTGCACCTCGAAGCGCTCGCGCAGGCCGCGCAGGATGGACACCGTGTCCTCCAGGGTGGGCTCGTCCACCAGCACGGGCTGGAAGCGGCGCTCCAGGGCGGGGTCCTTCTCGATGTACTTGCGGTACTCGTCGATGGTGGTGGCCCCGATGCAGTGCAGCTCGCCCCGGGCCAGCATGGGCTTGAGCAGGTTGCCCGCGTCCATGGCCCCCTCGGCCTTGCCCGCGCCCACGATGGTGTGCAGCTCGTCGATGAAGAGGATGATCCGCCCCTCGCTGGACTGCACCTCCTTGAGCACGGCCTTCAGGCGCTCCTCGAATTCGCCCCGGTACTTGGCCCCGGCGATCAGCGCGCCCATGTCCAGGGCGAAGAGGGTCTTTTCCTTCAGGCCCTCGGGCACGTCCTTCTTGACGATGCGCTGGGCCAGCCCCTCCACGATGGCCGTCTTGCCCACGCCCGCCTCGCCGATGAGCACGGGGTTGTTCTTGGTGCGCCGCGAGAGGATGCGTATGACCCGGCGCACCTCCTCGTCGCGCCCGATCACTGGGTCGAGCTTGCCCTTCTGGGCCTCTTCCACCAGGTCGCGCCCGTACTTCTTCAGGGCCTCGTAGGTCTCCTCGGGGTTGGCCGAGGTGACGCGCTGCGTGCCGCGCACGTCGGTAAGCACGGAAAGGATCTTCTCCTTGGTGAGCCCGAACTGCGCGAACACCTTGCCCAGCGGCGTGGAGGGCGGCTCGCCCAGGAGCGTGAGGAACAGGTGCTCCACGGAGACGTAGTCGTCCTTCATGGACTTGGCCAGCTCCGAGGCCCCCACCAGCACCTCGTTGACGCGCTGCGTCACGTTGACCTGGCCCGGCTGCGCGCCCGGCCCGGACACCCGGGGCTGACGGCCCAGGGCCTCCTCCAGGGCGCGCTCGAAGGCCCGCACGTCATAGCCCGCGCGCTCCAGCAGGCGCGGCACCAGGCCCTGCTCCTGCTGGGCGAGCGCCAGCATCAGGTGCCCGGCGTCGATCTGCTGATGCCCCAGGCGCACAGCCACGGCCTGGGCCTGGCTCAGCGCCTCCTGGGATTTCTGCGTGAACTTGTTGATATCCATGGTGTCTCCTTGGGGAGTCGTTTGATGTGTCGCTCGCCCCGGCGGCCAGGGCTCCGTCCAGGCATCCCGGGGCTCCGCCCCGGACCCCGGCAGGGCTCCGCCCTGCACCCGCCAGGGGGAGTGCCTCCCCCTGGACCCGGCAATTGCTTCGCGAGGTTGGATCCGCCGCTTCGTGGCCGCGCCCGGAGACGGAACCCGGAAGCACCGGAATGTTTCTAGAGCCAATGCTGGAAATGGACTTGCATACTAATTTCAGGGGCCGTCCCCGACCCGATCCGTCGATACAACCGGGACCTGCCCGCGCGCGGGGCAGGGAGGCTGACCCCGAGCCGCCACAAGACGTCGAACCGGAGCCCGGCCCTGCGTCAGACCAGGCGCTCCAGATCCCGCACGCGCTTTTCCAGCCCCTCGATGCGTTCCAGCAGGTCCACGATGATGGACCCGCCCACGGGGTTGATCTCCAGATCGGCGCACAGCCGCGAGAGCTTCTTCACCCGGTACACGTCGCGCTGGCGGAACAGGTAGGCGCTGCCCTCCGTACGCTGGGGCGCGAGCCACCCCAGTTCGATCAGCTCCCCCACGAACGAGGGATGCAGCCCCGTCAGCTCCAGGAACTGCGCCCAGGCGATCAGGCTCGACTTGGCGGGCAGGCCGCTTCCGTACACGATGGTCACGCCGGTCATGGCTGCCTCCCGATCAATGCTGCTCGCGCGGGTTGAAATCCGAAATCCTTGCCAGCTCCTCCCAGAGCGCGCGCTGCGGCTCGGTGAGGTTCTTGGGCGTCTGCACCATCACGCGCACGAACTGGTCGCCCCGCCCGGCCTTGCCCAGCAGGCCCTTGCCGCGCAGGCGCATCTTGCGCCCCGAGCCGATGCCCGGCGGAATGGTCATGTCCACCTCGCCGTCCAGGGTGGGCACCCGCACCGTGGCCCCCAGCGCGGCCTCCCAGGGAGCCAGCGGCACGTCCACCACCACGTTCACGTCCTCGAGCTTGAAGCGCGAGTGTGGGCGGATCATCACCCTGAGGTACAAATCCCCCGCCGGGCCGCCCCCGAAGCCGGAATTGCCCTGGCCCGCCAGGCGGATCTTCGCGCCGTCGCGCACTCCGGCCGGGATGTTCACGGAGAGCGTCTTGGGCTTGAGGTAGGGCCTGCCGTCCGGGCCGTAGGCCTCCTCCTGGAGCGTGATGGCCTTGGAGCCGCCGTGGTAGGCCTCCTCAAGGGTAAGCTCCAGCGCGGCCTCGGCGTCCTGGCCCCGGGAGGGGCGGCGCTGCCCCTGACCGCCGAAGCCCTGGCCTCCGAAACTTTGGCCTCCGAACCCGCCCATGCCCCCGGACGCGCCGAAGATGGTCTGGAAAAAGTCCGAGAAGCCGCCCATGTCGAACTGCTGCCCGCCGGGGCCGCCCGCGCCACCGAAGTGGAAGCGCATGTTCTCGTAGCCCGGGGGCGGCTGGAAGTTCTGGCCGTGCTGCCAGTTGGGGCCGAGCTGGTCGTAGAGCTTGCGCTTCTCGGGGTCGCGCAGCACCTCGTAGGCCTCGTTGATGTCCTTGAACTTGCCCTCGGCCGTGCAGTCGCCCGGGTTGAGATCGGGATGGCACGTGCGGGCAAGCTTTTTGAAGGCCTTGGAAATCTCCTCCTGGGAGGCCGACTTGGTGACGCCCAGGAGCTTGTAGTAGTCTTTGTATTCCACGTAATTGTCCTTTGATCGAAGGCGTTGCCCGGCTGCAAGTTTACATAATAATGCGCCCCTGGATTCCGTCAAGGACGCCCCGGGCGCTTCGACCGATTTCCCTATACACCAAACGCGCGCGGACGGAACAGACCCCGCGCGGCGGGAGCCCGGGGACCGGCGCTCCGCAAGGGGGGCCGCCGCGCGGAGCCAGCCCGGTTCGGGCGGCCTTGCCCCCTGGGCACGGTCGACGTTGCAATCCGAGGCCAGTCGGGCTAGCACGCCCCCATGCCAAAGGACGAATTCAACAATCCCTTCGGGGCGCTCAAAAGCCTCAAGCTCAAGAAGAAGGACAAGCCCAAGCCGCCCCCGCCGCCCAAACCCGCGCCCGCGGCCGAGCCCCCGGCCGACGACGGCGACCTCTTCGCCCAGGCCATGGCCGGGGTGAACCGCATGGGCGCGGAGGCCACCGGCCGCCAGGTGGTCGCGCGCGTGCGCCCCACCGTTCCCCCGCCGCCGACGGACCCCGACGCCGAGGTGCGCGCGAAATTGGCCGACCTTGTCTCGGGCAAGGTGGAATTCGAACTGGAGTTCACCGACGAGTACGTGCAGGGCTTCGTCAAGGGCATGGACCAGAAGCTCTTCCGCCAGCTCAAAGCGGGCCATTACAGCCCCGAAGCCCACCTGGACCTGCACGGCCTCAACGCCGACCAGGCTTACGAGGGCCTGCTGCACTTCATGCGCGACGCCTATTTCAAGGGCAGGCGCACCATCCTGCTCATCCCCGGCCGGGGCATGAACTCCCCGGGCGGCATGCCGGTGCTCAAGCAGGAGCTCAAAAGCTGGCTCACGCGAGACCCCCTCAAGCGGGTGGTGCTGGCCTTCTGCACGGCCCAGGCGCGCCACGGCGGGGCCGGGGCGCTCTACGTGATGCTCCGGCAGCGCAAGAAGACCGAGGGCAAGATCAAGTGGGACAACTGGTGGGGGGAGTAGGACCTCCCCGAACCGCCTGACCGACCGCCCGATGGCGGGGATCGCCAGCCCCGCCCGAGCCAGACGGCAGACCGTAAGGCGTGGCCCGGCGACTGCCCGGCGAGACGCTCCCTCTACTCCCGCCTGCCCCTGCGCGGATGCGTAACGCCCTCGCCGAAGATCGCGTCGTAGAGCGCCGTGTCGCCGCTGCGTGAGTCGAAGCACTCATGGCTGGTCACGGCCCGTCCCGAGGCCAGCAGGTCGCTCACCGTCACGAAGCGGTAGCCCCTGGCCTTGAGTTCCGGCAGGATGGACTCCAGGGCCTTGGCCGTGCCGTGGCCGTTGCCGTTGCCGTGGGCCAGCACGATGGACCCGGGCCGCGCCAGGCGCAGCACGTCCCGGGCGATGGCCTCGGGCGCGCGCTTGCCCGCGTCCATGGTGTTCACGTCCCACTGCACTGCGGCGAGCCCCATCCCGGCCAGCATTTCCAATGCCTCGGGCCTGCAGCGCCCGTAGGGGAAGCGGAACACCCGGATGGACTTCGGCGCGGCGGCTGCCGCCTCGGGCATCCCCTTGGCCGCGGCCAGGGCCTCCAGCTCATCCCGGGCCTGCTCGTACTGGGCCTGGGTCCAGTCCAGCTGTTCGCGCATGCGCTCCCTGGAGAGCACCGCGAAGTTGCCGTGGGTCCAGGCGTGGCTGCCGATCTCGAAGCGGGGATCGGCCATGAGCTGCAGGGTCCGTTCCGGGTGGGAGCGCATCCACCGCCCCGAGAGAAAGAACGTGGCCGCCGCGCCGTGGGCGCGAAGGACGTCCACCAGTGCCCCGTCGTAGCCCGCGCGCTGGTCGGAGAGTTCGCAGAGGTCGAAGGTGAGGGCCACGAGCTTCTCGCCCCCCGTGTCCACGCGGCGAATGGAGCCCCGCAGGTTCTGGGGCAGCGGCGGGAGGGCGAGGCGCGGTTCGCTCCGGGCCGGGCCGGTGGGGTCCGGCGTTCCCAGGCGGCCTGCGCGCTCCTCGCCGGGGCGAGCGGCCAGTTCGGCGGGCGTCCAGAGCTGCTGCGCGTCCGCCGTCTGGGCAAACGCGAAGAGGCAAAGGAACAACAAGACGCAACGCATGGAGCCTCCGGATCGGGCGAAGCCCGGCGCACCGGGCCACCCCGCTCTACTCCCGCCGTCAGCCGGGGGCAAGCCCGGCCGCGTGGGGACGCCAAGCGTCCGCGAACCGCCTGGAGCGGCACACCCGTTGCCTCGCGCCGCCCCCGGCGCTATGGATGGCCCTTCGCGCACGCGCCGACAGGCCTCCCGGAGCGCACCGCGCCCCCACCAACCGGCCACGCCGCATCGAGAAAGGACCGCTCGTGAACCTGCCTCCCTTCCTGCTGGAACGCTACTTCGCCGAGCACGAATTCTCCGCCCCGCACCTGCTGTGCGTCTCCGACTGCGAAGCCCTGACCGTGGGCCAGCTCCTGGACCTGGAGCCGGGCGGCCGGGAGGCCCTGGAGCGCCTGCCCCTGGGCTACTCGGAATCGGCCGGGCATCCGGAGCTGCGAGCCCTGATCGCCGGGCTCCACGGGGGCCTCGCGCCCGAGGACGTGCTCGTGCACGTAGGCGCGCAGGAAGCGGTGTTCACCTTCGCGACGGCCCTGCTGGAGCCGGGGGACGAGGTGGTGGTGCACGTGCCGTGCTACCAGTCGCTCTTCCAGGTGGCGGCCTCTCGCGGCTGCCGGGTGATCCCCTGGACCGCCCGGGAGGAGAACGGCTGGCTCCCGGACCCGGACGAACTGGAATCCCTGATGGGCGAACGCACCCGGGCCGTGGTGCTCAACTTCCCGCACAACCCCACGGGCGCCCGCCTGGACAGGTCAGGCTTGGAGCGCGTGGCGCGGATCGCCGCCCGCCGGGGCTGCTGGCTCTTCTCCGACGAAGTGTACCGTTTCCTTGAATACGGCCCGGGCGAGACGGCCCAGCCCGCCTGCGAACTCTACGAGCGGGCTGTGTCGCTGGGCGTGA
Coding sequences:
- a CDS encoding DnaJ C-terminal domain-containing protein gives rise to the protein MEYKDYYKLLGVTKSASQEEISKAFKKLARTCHPDLNPGDCTAEGKFKDINEAYEVLRDPEKRKLYDQLGPNWQHGQNFQPPPGYENMRFHFGGAGGPGGQQFDMGGFSDFFQTIFGASGGMGGFGGQSFGGQGFGGQGQRRPSRGQDAEAALELTLEEAYHGGSKAITLQEEAYGPDGRPYLKPKTLSVNIPAGVRDGAKIRLAGQGNSGFGGGPAGDLYLRVMIRPHSRFKLEDVNVVVDVPLAPWEAALGATVRVPTLDGEVDMTIPPGIGSGRKMRLRGKGLLGKAGRGDQFVRVMVQTPKNLTEPQRALWEELARISDFNPREQH
- a CDS encoding polysaccharide deacetylase family protein; this translates as MRCVLLFLCLFAFAQTADAQQLWTPAELAARPGEERAGRLGTPDPTGPARSEPRLALPPLPQNLRGSIRRVDTGGEKLVALTFDLCELSDQRAGYDGALVDVLRAHGAAATFFLSGRWMRSHPERTLQLMADPRFEIGSHAWTHGNFAVLSRERMREQLDWTQAQYEQARDELEALAAAKGMPEAAAAAPKSIRVFRFPYGRCRPEALEMLAGMGLAAVQWDVNTMDAGKRAPEAIARDVLRLARPGSIVLAHGNGNGHGTAKALESILPELKARGYRFVTVSDLLASGRAVTSHECFDSRSGDTALYDAIFGEGVTHPRRGRRE
- a CDS encoding Smr/MutS family protein — protein: MPKDEFNNPFGALKSLKLKKKDKPKPPPPPKPAPAAEPPADDGDLFAQAMAGVNRMGAEATGRQVVARVRPTVPPPPTDPDAEVRAKLADLVSGKVEFELEFTDEYVQGFVKGMDQKLFRQLKAGHYSPEAHLDLHGLNADQAYEGLLHFMRDAYFKGRRTILLIPGRGMNSPGGMPVLKQELKSWLTRDPLKRVVLAFCTAQARHGGAGALYVMLRQRKKTEGKIKWDNWWGE
- a CDS encoding chaperone modulator CbpM, whose amino-acid sequence is MTGVTIVYGSGLPAKSSLIAWAQFLELTGLHPSFVGELIELGWLAPQRTEGSAYLFRQRDVYRVKKLSRLCADLEINPVGGSIIVDLLERIEGLEKRVRDLERLV
- the clpB gene encoding ATP-dependent chaperone ClpB; the protein is MDINKFTQKSQEALSQAQAVAVRLGHQQIDAGHLMLALAQQEQGLVPRLLERAGYDVRAFERALEEALGRQPRVSGPGAQPGQVNVTQRVNEVLVGASELAKSMKDDYVSVEHLFLTLLGEPPSTPLGKVFAQFGLTKEKILSVLTDVRGTQRVTSANPEETYEALKKYGRDLVEEAQKGKLDPVIGRDEEVRRVIRILSRRTKNNPVLIGEAGVGKTAIVEGLAQRIVKKDVPEGLKEKTLFALDMGALIAGAKYRGEFEERLKAVLKEVQSSEGRIILFIDELHTIVGAGKAEGAMDAGNLLKPMLARGELHCIGATTIDEYRKYIEKDPALERRFQPVLVDEPTLEDTVSILRGLRERFEVHHGVRIADAALVEAAVLSTRYLPDRQLPDKAIDLIDEAAAMIRTEIDSLPSELDAINRRIMQLEIEQAALTRETDKASKERLEKLREELAGLKEEQTVLLTQWDREKQAIEGLRHIKEEIERTKLEMEKAEREYDMNKAAQLKYGTLNQLENDLARREAEIETASGGQRLLREEVGPDDVAQVIARWTGIPVSKLLETEREKLLRLPEELHRRVVGQDQAVEAVADAVLRARAGLKDPRRPIGSFIFLGPTGVGKTELCKTLAQSLFDTEDNIVRLDMSEYMEKHAVSRLIGAPPGYVGYDEGGQLTEAVRRKPYSVVLFDEIEKAHPDVFNTLLQILDDGRLTDSQGKTVDFKNTIVIMTSNLGSQHMLDGIQGDGQFRPGTEERVLETLRGHFRPEFLNRVDEVVLFKPLLKEQIGQIVELMMGGLRARLAERKISLELSDRAKDYIADAAYDPVYGARPLRRYIQAHIETPLAKRIIGGEVSDGQSVSVDASEDGLNFGG
- a CDS encoding aminotransferase class I/II-fold pyridoxal phosphate-dependent enzyme, with translation MALRARADRPPGAHRAPTNRPRRIEKGPLVNLPPFLLERYFAEHEFSAPHLLCVSDCEALTVGQLLDLEPGGREALERLPLGYSESAGHPELRALIAGLHGGLAPEDVLVHVGAQEAVFTFATALLEPGDEVVVHVPCYQSLFQVAASRGCRVIPWTAREENGWLPDPDELESLMGERTRAVVLNFPHNPTGARLDRSGLERVARIAARRGCWLFSDEVYRFLEYGPGETAQPACELYERAVSLGVMSKSFGLAGLRVGWAACRDRGLLAEMARVKDYTTICGTAPGEFLACLALRRREQVLERTRAVTLGNLELLRGFMERRKDLLHWVEPSGGPIAFPRLASGADARPFCEAALAATGVLLLPGALYGEAWKAHFRVGFGRAGFAAGLAALEPWLASGRACAS